Genomic DNA from Segatella copri:
TCTCAAACACAGAGGCTTTGAAATTTTATGCACGCTTTGCTGATGTTTCCGTACTGGCACGTGAATTGAATATGGACCAGGTGAAGCACATCCATGGGCAGATAGAACAGCAGAACATCTGTGGACCTATGGGCAAGCAGATCCGCATCGAAATGTTCTGTCATGGTGCTCTGTGCATGGCTGTATCGGGCAAGTGCTACATGAGTCTCGCTAATGCCAACCGCTCTGCCAACCGTGGCGAGTGTGTGCAGATCTGCCGCCGCAGCTATACTGTTACAGATAACGAAACTGGCAACCAGCTTGAAATCGACAACAAGTATGTGATGAGTCCGAAGGACCTGAAGACCATCCGCTTCATCGACCGCATGATGGATGCCGGTGTGCGCGTCTTCAAGATTGAAGGCCGTGCCCGTGGTCCTGAATACGTATATACCGTAGTGAAATGTTATAAGGAGGCGATAGCTGCCGTGCTCGACGGAACCTTTACCGAGGAGAAGAAGGATGAGTGGGATGAGAAACTCGCCACCGTCTTCAACCGTGGTTTCTGGGATGGTTATTACCAGGGGCAGACTCTCGGTGAATGGAATAAGCATTACGGTTCCGTAGCTACTGAGAAGAAGGTGCTCGTGGGCAAGGTGATGAAATATTTCTCTAAGTTGGGTGTGGCAGAAGTAGCCGTAGAGGCATCTACCTTCGACAAGGGCGAGAAACTGCTGATTACGGGTAACACCACCGGTGTGATGTATCTCCATGCCGATGAAATCCGCTACGACCTGAAACCGGTAGAAACAGCGCAGCAGGGCTGGAGAGTTTCCATCCCTGTACCAGATAAGGTACGCCCTAACGACAAGCTCTATAAGTTGATTACAGTAAACGAAATTAAAGAAATAAAATAATGGCAACAATTAATGAATTGCAGGATGAAGTAGTAGAGGAGTTCCAGGATTTTACCGACTGGATGGATAAGTATCAGATGCTCATTGACTTGGGCAACGAGTTGGCTCCTCTCGATGAGAAATACAAGAACGAGCAGAACCTTATCGACGGCTGTCAGAGCCGCGTATGGTTGCAATGCGATTATGTAGATGGCAAGCTCGTATTCACTGCCGATAGCGATGCGCTCATCGTAAAGGGTATCATCGCCCTCCTCATCCGTGTGTTGAGCGGTCATACCCCAACCGAGATTATGGATGCCGACCTCTATTTCGTAGAGAAAATTGGTCTGAAAGACCATTTGAGTCCAACCCGCAGCAATGGTCTTCTGGCGATGATCAAGCAGATTCGCATGTACGCCCTTGCCTACAAGACCAAAGAGGCAGAGGCTTAACCGCCTCTGATTATATTATATATAAAAGGTATATTATAATGCGCAAATTAAGAACGATAGAGATGAACCGCCTCACCCTGGAGGAATTCAAGGAAGCCGAGAAACTGCCCCTGATAGTGGTCCTGGATGATGTGCGTTCATTATATAATGTAGGAAGTGTTTTCCGTTCCTGCGATGCCTTCCGTGTAGAGGCGGTGTATCTCTGCGGAATCACCGCCACCCCTCCCAATGCCGAGATTCATAAAACGGCATTGGGTGGCGAAGACAGCGTGGATTGGGAATACTTCAAGACTACCGAAGAGGCGGTAGAGAAGTTGAAGCAGAAAGGCTACTTTGTATATAGCATCGAGCAGGTAGAAGGCTCAACCAAGCTCCAGAACCTGCCTGAGGCTCATGACAAGCTTTTCAATCAGGAAATCGAATCTGTAAAGCAAGAGAATTCTTCACTCTTCACTCTTCACTCTTCACTTCCCAAAGGCTACGCCGTCATCTTCGGTAATGAGGTGAAGGGAGTCAAGCAAAACATCGTGGATATGAGCGATGGCTGTCTGGAGATTCCTCAGTTCGGCACCAAGCATTCCCTGAATGTCAGTGTAACCGCCGGTATTGTAGTCTGGGAATTTGCCAAACTCCTGAAACTATAAGTTGAGTTCATGCCAAACTTGTGTTTTTTGAATTGCTCAGATTCTTAATGATTTCCAAAGGTAGCTGGGTAGCTTTGGCTACCTGTTCGGCAGAAAGTCACATCGCCAGCAAGCGTTGTGCTGTTTCTGTGTTGGCCTCATATTTGCCTTCAACTCTGCCTTCTTCCATACTTCCGGGAAAAGTTGCTGAAAAAGTTTTATGGTTGCATGCAAGCACATGAAGAAGAATACTCAAGTGGTTCAGTCTGCTAACTCAAGTGGTTCAATCAAGCAACTCAAGTAGTTCAATCAGCGAGTTCAGACGTCTCTGTTAGCTGATGCAGACGTCTCGATAAGCTTACAGATACGTCTCCGTTAGCCTACGCAGTCATATTCGTAACCCGATGCAGCCGTATTCGTGAATAAGTTTTATGTAATCATCTATCATCCATCACGATTTGTATCTCTAAGCCTCTTAATGTGCTAATATACAGGCGTTTAAATAGTGTGATGGATATTGTAAACATTTCGTCAATCTATCACGCTGTGTTAAACAGGCAAATGCTTCATTATCAAATAGTTGCGGTTTTGAAAATGGAAAACGTGATGGATAAAAAGAGAAAAAAACTTTCTAGGCGTATGCCTTACGCCTAGAAAATGTGTATTGTTTCTTATTATTTCAGATATTCTCCGAAATCAGTCAATCTCATGTCACCCTTCTTCAGGAAGGTATCGTGCATGGCGAGGGCAGCACGCATGCTCTGTGGCTCGTGGCCCTTCTCGGCAAACTTCAAGTATTCGCGGAGTATAGGGCGGTAATCCGGATGGGCACAGTTTTCGATAATCTCTTTGGCACGGCGCAATGGGCCTTTGCCACGGAGATCGGCAACTCCCTGTTCGGTAACGATGACATCCACATCGTGCTCGGTACTGTCTACGTGACTGCACATCGGAACAATGGCAGAGATGCAACCGTTCTTGGTGGTACTCTGCGTGGTGAAGATAGAGATGTAACCATTGCGCTCGTAATCGCAGGAACCGCCAATACCATTCATCAGCTTGCTGCCGCAGATATGGCTGGAGTTCTCATTGCCGTAGATATCGCACTCGATGGCGGTGTTCATGGCGATGACACCCAGACGGCGGATGACCTCAGGAGAGTTTGAAATCTCGCTCTGGCGGATGGTGAGATGCTTCTTGAAGTAATCAATATCATCATACACCTCTTTCAATGTATCGTTTGTTACGGTGAGCGAAGAGCAGGAAGCATCCTTGATTCTTCCCTCGCGCATGTATTTTACCACGGCATCCTGAACCACCTCGGTATAAACGCTGAATACCGGCACGTTAGGGTTCTGTCCCAATGCCTCCAATACAGCATTGGAAGTTACGCCCACTCCGCTCTGCAAAGGCAGGAACTGAGGAGGAATATGTCCCTTCTTCAGGTCACTGACCAGAAAATCAGCCACATTATGTCCCATCTGTTCGGTCACAGGGTCGAGCGGTTTGAAGGCACGCGCCTCCTCCGGAATGTTGCATTCTACCACACCCACAATCTTGCGGGCATCAATCTCCACATACTCTTTACCTATTCTATCGCCCACATTCAAGATTGGGATAGGTGTGCGGAATGGGCATTCTGCTATCTCATATACATCGTGAAGATAACGGGAAGCTGGACTGTGGAAGGTATTCTTCTCGATGAGCACCTTCTTTGCCAATCTAACGATGGTAGGAACGATGCCGCCGGCAGAGGTAAGGAATGCCTTGCAGGTAGTTTCGCCTTCTTCCAAATCAGAAACTTCGATGATGGCAAGGTCTATTTCGCCATAGAAACCACGGCGCAGGCGCTCAGCCATGTGGCCGAGGTGCATATCCTCATAATCAATCTCGCCCAGGTTTGTATGAGTTCTAAAGTCCTTGTTGGTAGAAAATGGCGCACGGAACTTGATGGCATGGGCTGCTGCCATGTCACCTTCGATACTTTGCGAGGTAGAAGCACCCGTGAGGATGCCCACCTGGAAAGGTCTGCCCGCCTCGTGCTCAGCCACGGCTCTCTTGGAGAGTTCGCGGAAGGTTGCCTTAGGCACGCCGTTTGGTGTGAAACCACTCAATCCGATTGTATCTTGATCGTTAATCATCGCTGCCGCTTCGGCAGCACTCAATCTTGTATATGCCATTTTCTTCTAACTTAATACTCATTAGCGGAACTTATAGCCGCCTTCTTGATAATTGATAACTGTTTGCGGCTGCAAAGTTACACATTATTTTCGATATATGCTAATAATTTGATAATTTTATGCATATAATTGGCAAAAAACTTACAAATAGTGAATAGATATACAAAAACTACTTACTTTATGCAAAAATATAGCAGCATCATACAGAGAGAATTTACCATGGAAAATCAGTTCCATTGATATTTTCGAGGATTTTAATAACATTTTGCGAATGATTTGTCGGATATATCAGAAAAATGAGTTAACTTTGCACTCAAAATATAAATAATATAAAATAAAGGTTCATACAAGATGGAACAGAAATTATTGATCTATAACACTCTCACACGTACGAAAGAGAGATTCACTCCGCTCCACGCTCCTAACGTGGGCATGTATGTTTGTGGCCCTACCGTGTATGGCGATCCGCATCTCGGTCATGCACGACCAGCCATCACATTCGATATACTCTTCCGTTATCTCAAGCACCTGGGCTATAAGGTTCGCTACGTTAGAAACATTACCGACGTTGGCCACCTGGAGCACGATGCAGATGAAGGCGATGACAAGATTGAGAAGAAGGCTCGCCTGGAGCAGTTGGAGCCAATGGAAATTGCGCAGTACTACACCAACCGCTACCACGATGCCATGGAGGCGCTGAACGTGCTCCCTCCTAGCATTGAGCCTCATGCCACAGGCCATATCATTGAACAGGAGAAACTGGTTCAGGAAATCCTAGACAATGGTTATGCCTACGAGAGTAACGGCTCTATCTACTTCGACATCGAGAAGTATAACAAGGATCATAAGTACGGTATCCTCTCCGGACGTAACCTGGAGAACGTAATCAACGAGAGCCGCGAGCTGGCTGGTATCGGCGAGAAGAAGAACCAGGCTGACTTCGCTCTCTGGAAGAAGGCTTCACCTGAGCATATCATGCGCTGGCCTAGTCCTTGGAGCGATGGATTCCCAGGCTGGCACTGCGAGTGTACTGCGATGGGACGTAAGTACTTGGGCAGCCACTTCGATATTCACGGTGGCGGCATGGATTTGATTTTCCCTCACCACGAGTGCGAGATTGCTCAGGCTGTGGCTTCTCAGGGCGACCAGATGGTTCATTACTGGATGCACAACAATATGATTACCATCAATGGTCAGAAGATGGGTAAGAGCTTGGGTAACTTCATTACCCTGGAGCAGTTCTTCACTGGCAATCACGACAGTCTGGAGCAGGCTTATTCGCCAATGACCATCCGTTTCTTCATCCTCTCTGCTCACTATCGCAGCACCGTAGACTTCTCTAACGATGCCTTGAAGGCCAGCCAGAAGGGATTGGAGCGCCTGATGAATGGTTTGAACGACCTGGAGCGTGTGCCTGTGGCTAAGCAGAGCGATGAGCAGGTGAAGAAGTTTGTAAGCGAGTTGCGCCAGCGCTGCTACGATGCGATGAACGATGACTTCCAGACTCAGCTCGTTATCAGCTATCTCTTCGAGGCTTGCCACGTAATCAACACAGCCCTCGACCACAAGGCAAACATCTCTGCTGAAGACCTGAAGGAGCTTTCAGACACCATGCATCTCTTCACCTTCGACCTGCTCGGTCTGAAGAGTGAGAAGGGAGCCAACAATGATGCTCGTGAAGAGGCTTATGGCAAGGTAGTGGATATGGTTCTCAACCTGCGTGCCAAGGCTAAGGCTGATAAGGACTGGGCTACCAGCGACCAGATTCGCGATGCCCTGGCTGAAGCCGGTTTCGAGGTAAAGGACACCAAAGATGGTGTTACCTGGAAACTGAACAAATAATATTTAAAAAGAGGGTGCATCATCAACTTATGACGCACCCTCTCTTTTTATTTTTGTACTGCTGCAGGATTTTTCTTCCTTGCAGCAAGTGAATCTTTCTGTCTGCCAGATATAGAATCGCGCAACATCTTATCTTTCTTACTCTTATATTCCTTATACTCTTTTTCGTAATAATGGGCAAAGTTGGCGAAAGGCTCTGTCGTTACCTCATCGCTCGATGCCGTATAGGTATTTCCGTATGGATCGGATGCCTTGATGATGATTTTGGCATTCGGATTCCTAGGAGTATAATAATATAGGTGGTTCATGATGAGATAACCGTTGCCCTTGCTCACGAACCGATAGGATACACTCTCGCTATATTTATGATGATAGCCGGCGGCAAAGGCATCCTGCCCCTTTCCGCTGAGGCGCCCCATCAGATATTCTTTGCCATCCTCTACGGCTACCACACGCCAATGACTGGTAGCATTGAAGACATTGGCTACCAGGATATTCCTGTTGTTTGCCAACTGCCAATCCCTAGAGTATTTCTCGCCGTTGAAATCGGTCTGCGCACGGAACAAGGTCATCTGCTTGCTCTTATCCCAGAAAGTTCCCTTGTAATAGCAGTTGCTGATGCTGGTACCCACAAAACTGTATACATAATATCCATTTGGAGTTCCGCAGATGTTGATATTCGACTGCCATATATTACCACAGGCGGCAGCATGACAATGCTCCATTACATCCTCGCCCTGATAATTAATCTCGTGGTTGCAGGCAAAATGAGTATGTCCGCAGAAGAGTTCGTAACCGCCCTTAAACTGTTTCAGCAAAGAAAGCAGGAGCG
This window encodes:
- a CDS encoding peptidase U32 family protein, yielding MNTKINEFEVMAPVGSRESLAAAIQAGADSVYFGIGKLNMRSHSANHFTIDDLREIAATCNEHGIKTYLTVNTVIYDNDIPTMKEIIDAAKEAGISAVIASDVAVMSYCNEVGEEVHLSTQLNISNTEALKFYARFADVSVLARELNMDQVKHIHGQIEQQNICGPMGKQIRIEMFCHGALCMAVSGKCYMSLANANRSANRGECVQICRRSYTVTDNETGNQLEIDNKYVMSPKDLKTIRFIDRMMDAGVRVFKIEGRARGPEYVYTVVKCYKEAIAAVLDGTFTEEKKDEWDEKLATVFNRGFWDGYYQGQTLGEWNKHYGSVATEKKVLVGKVMKYFSKLGVAEVAVEASTFDKGEKLLITGNTTGVMYLHADEIRYDLKPVETAQQGWRVSIPVPDKVRPNDKLYKLITVNEIKEIK
- a CDS encoding SufE family protein codes for the protein MATINELQDEVVEEFQDFTDWMDKYQMLIDLGNELAPLDEKYKNEQNLIDGCQSRVWLQCDYVDGKLVFTADSDALIVKGIIALLIRVLSGHTPTEIMDADLYFVEKIGLKDHLSPTRSNGLLAMIKQIRMYALAYKTKEAEA
- a CDS encoding RNA methyltransferase; its protein translation is MRKLRTIEMNRLTLEEFKEAEKLPLIVVLDDVRSLYNVGSVFRSCDAFRVEAVYLCGITATPPNAEIHKTALGGEDSVDWEYFKTTEEAVEKLKQKGYFVYSIEQVEGSTKLQNLPEAHDKLFNQEIESVKQENSSLFTLHSSLPKGYAVIFGNEVKGVKQNIVDMSDGCLEIPQFGTKHSLNVSVTAGIVVWEFAKLLKL
- a CDS encoding acetyl-CoA hydrolase/transferase C-terminal domain-containing protein, with the protein product MAYTRLSAAEAAAMINDQDTIGLSGFTPNGVPKATFRELSKRAVAEHEAGRPFQVGILTGASTSQSIEGDMAAAHAIKFRAPFSTNKDFRTHTNLGEIDYEDMHLGHMAERLRRGFYGEIDLAIIEVSDLEEGETTCKAFLTSAGGIVPTIVRLAKKVLIEKNTFHSPASRYLHDVYEIAECPFRTPIPILNVGDRIGKEYVEIDARKIVGVVECNIPEEARAFKPLDPVTEQMGHNVADFLVSDLKKGHIPPQFLPLQSGVGVTSNAVLEALGQNPNVPVFSVYTEVVQDAVVKYMREGRIKDASCSSLTVTNDTLKEVYDDIDYFKKHLTIRQSEISNSPEVIRRLGVIAMNTAIECDIYGNENSSHICGSKLMNGIGGSCDYERNGYISIFTTQSTTKNGCISAIVPMCSHVDSTEHDVDVIVTEQGVADLRGKGPLRRAKEIIENCAHPDYRPILREYLKFAEKGHEPQSMRAALAMHDTFLKKGDMRLTDFGEYLK
- the cysS gene encoding cysteine--tRNA ligase, translating into MEQKLLIYNTLTRTKERFTPLHAPNVGMYVCGPTVYGDPHLGHARPAITFDILFRYLKHLGYKVRYVRNITDVGHLEHDADEGDDKIEKKARLEQLEPMEIAQYYTNRYHDAMEALNVLPPSIEPHATGHIIEQEKLVQEILDNGYAYESNGSIYFDIEKYNKDHKYGILSGRNLENVINESRELAGIGEKKNQADFALWKKASPEHIMRWPSPWSDGFPGWHCECTAMGRKYLGSHFDIHGGGMDLIFPHHECEIAQAVASQGDQMVHYWMHNNMITINGQKMGKSLGNFITLEQFFTGNHDSLEQAYSPMTIRFFILSAHYRSTVDFSNDALKASQKGLERLMNGLNDLERVPVAKQSDEQVKKFVSELRQRCYDAMNDDFQTQLVISYLFEACHVINTALDHKANISAEDLKELSDTMHLFTFDLLGLKSEKGANNDAREEAYGKVVDMVLNLRAKAKADKDWATSDQIRDALAEAGFEVKDTKDGVTWKLNK